The genomic window AGGTAGTAAAGTAGGTCATAAAACCGGAAAAAAGCGTAGAACCGTATGCGATAGCAGCAGTTAGAATCAACATTTTTCCGGCACCTTTTCCCAAGTCCGATATGGCTGGCATAATCAGCCCCATGATAATCAAAGGAATTGAAAAATTTAAAAACTGACTAAAGAAAGCGTTAAAAGTAGCCAAAACTCTATTGACAGGCTCAGGCAAGTAAAGGCCAAAAACAATTCCAAAAACAATGGCCAAAAAAACTTTAAACAATAAGTGGGAGAATAAACGCTTCATACTAATGTTTTCTTATGATTATATGCCTCTTGTATTTTTTTAAGAGTTGGCTAATATAAAGAGAATGGATTTACCAATGAATGCCTAATACCATTTCTTTTCATCTGTTTTAATAGGTTGAAAAACTAAAGAAATTAACTTTGTAATGCTAAAAGGAAACCAACTTTACATATATTATCACACATGGATATAGATATTTTAGAATGGATTGGATATGCAGCTTCACTGATGATTGCCATATCCATAACCATGAGTTCCATCGTAAAATTTCGGATTTTAAACCTTATTGGTGCCTTAATATTTTCCTTGTATGGTTTCTTAATTGGGGCTTTACCAGTGGGTTTTATGAATCTTTTTATTGCTTTTGTGGATTTGTATTTTCTCATTCAAATATTTAAAACTAAAGAGGCATTTGAAATCCTGGAGGTGCGGCCAAACGATAATTACTTAGCCCGCTATTTGCAATTTAATGAAAGAGAAATACAACGATTTTTTCCGGGATTTACCTACAACCCCGAATGGAATGATTTGAGTTTTTTTGTGTTACGCGATATGCAGGTAGCAGGCTTATTTTTAGCGCATCGCCAAGCGGATAATGTTTTACGTGTGCGGCTCGATTATGTAGGCCCAAAATATCGCGACTTTAAAAATGGCCGCTACATTTATTCGCGCTTACGTAAATATTTTTCCGAACATGGCATTACCATGGTATTAGCCGATGCAGGCAGTAAAAACCATTTAAAATATCTAAAAAAAATAGGCTTCGAAGAGCAGCCCGATGGTTCATGTGCTAAGGTTTTAGAGAAAACCAGATAAGCTGTTCAACTAAATTGAGCAACTACAAAAACGCAAAAGACTGATTCTCAACATCCTAATTAGAACCCTAAAAAACATGCCTTTCCGCCTTATCTAAAAAGTAAAAAAAACAACATAAACTTAAAAGACCTAACATACTATTAGGCAGGCCAGTATTGACCTACAGATCGATCTATCGTCAATTAATTTAGCAAAAACACAGATGCACTATTGCATAAAGGAAAAGAAACTCTATCTTTGCATCGCTTTCAGAAAAATGATACCATTTGGTCTGGTAGTTCAGCTGGTTAGAATGCCGGCCTGTCACGCCGGAGGTCGCGGGTTCGAGTCCCGTCCAGACCGCAAACTGAAAGTAAAAATAAAGCTTAACGTGCTTTGTTTTTCACTCGGAGAATGTATTTAGAATTGTTTTTTAACTGGTCTGGTAGTTCAGCTGGTTAGAATGCCGGCCTGTCACGCCGGAGGTCGCGGGTTCGAGTCCCGTCCAGACCGCACTGTTAAAAAGCAATAAAATACCGTTACAAGCAAATGTTGGTCTGGTAGTTCAGCTGGTTAGAATGCCGGCCTGTCACGCCGGAGGTCGCGGGTTCGAGTCCCGTCCAGACCGCATTAAAAAGGGAAGCATATGCTTCCCTTTCTTGTTTTATACAGATTTACTTTCCTCTTCTAAACGATGAAGGAGCCCGGCATATTTTCCACCTTTTTCCAGCAACTGCCCATGCTTACCTCTTTCAATAATTTGACCTTCTTCCAAAACCAAAATCATATCTGAATTTTTTATGGTGCTAAGACGATGCGCCACGGCAATAACGGTTTTGCTTGCAAAAATATTGGCAATGGCTTTTTGTATATATTGCTCTGTTATGGAATCTACCGCACTGGTTGCTTCATCCAGAATAATCAACTCTCTATTACCCACAATGGCCCGGGCAAAAGCAATCAATTGCGCTTGTCCTTTAGATAAATTATCGCCGTTATCCTGAATTACAAACTCATACTTACCGGGCAGTTGTTCGATAAAATGATTGGCAAAAACAAAGGAGGCTGCCTGCTCCACATCGGCTTTTGATATAGATTGACGACCCAGGCCTATGTTAAAACCAACCGTATCGTTGAACATATAAATGTCCTGTTGCATAATCGAAATGGTTTCGCGGATGCGGGCTATGGGTATATCTGCCAGTTCGGTTCCATTAATTTTTATACTACCGCGATATCCGGTGTACGTTTTTGCCAGCAACCTGATGATAGTTGATTTACCGGATCCTGTTGTACCAACCAAGGCCATCCTTTCGCCTTTATGCAACTTAAAGCTCACGTTTTTTAACACGTCGGGAGAATCTTCTGTATAACGGAAATAAACATTATTGAACTCAATATCATGCAAAGCCAAAGGCTTCGGCATATCGCCACCTGCGTGGGTGGTGGGATCTTCCACCTTTTGCTCAAACAGCTCACTGATGTGTTCCAAGGCCGACATAGCCCGCTGAATTGTAGATATCTGCTGTGCAAACTGCTTTACGGGTATAAAAAGTCGTTCCAGGGTGGTAATAAAAACAATGAGTACACCTATGGTATAACCGTAATCCCATATTTGGATAGCGCCATACCAAATAACCAATGCGGTGGCAACAGAAGTTATTCCTTCCACAATAGAATAGAGAAAGGAATCGTAGACATTCGATTTGTTCTGCGCATCGCAAAACTCCTTGTTTAAGGCATCAAACTTATTGAATACTTTTTCCTCTGCCGAATACAACTGTACCGTTTTCATACCGTTGAGTGCTTCCTGAAGATAAGCTGCCGACTTACCCAGACTGCTGCGCGATGTATTGTAGGCCTTCCTTATTTTTTTGCGCAAGTATTTTATCGCTATTATAATTAAGGGAACAACCAATAGCAAAACAAGTGTAAGTCGCCAATTCAAGTGAAAAAGATAGGCCACTAAGGTTAGCGTTTTAATGCTGTCGGCCAGTAGACCCAGAATACCGGCAGCAAAAGACTCCGAGATTGACTCCATATCACTGGTCAGGCGCGACAATGTTACACCAATAGGTTTTTTATCGAAGTAGCTTAACGGGAAACGTAATGATTTACCGAATAATTTCTTACGGAGATCGACAATGGCCAAGCCACCGGCTTTTGAAAAGGAATAACTGTAAAACCCATCAAAAAGTATGTTTGCCAGCAAAGCTAAAGCCAACAAGGTGGTTTGCATAATTAAACCATCCACATTACCCGGTACAATATAATTGTCAACTATATTTTGAACCAACCAAAGAAAAAGTATGCCCGCAGCAGTTGTAATAGGAATGGAGGCAACACTTAAAAAAAACCATTTTTTATGCGGTTTAAAATAAACGGCAAACTCCCGGAAGAGCTCCCAGTCGTGACTATTAAAAAACTTACTTGCCCTTTTTAACATTTGCATTTTTACTGTTTTGTTTGTTGCAGGGTTAATATGTCGCGGTAAAAACCGGGCTGTTTCAATAAATCGTGGTGATTGCCCTTTGCCACCATCCGTCCTTCTTCCAACACAATGTTAAAATCGGTTTTTTCTAACACGCTCATCCGATTGGAGATGACGATAATACTCTTAACGCTACGGTTACCTAAAATATGTTGGATTAAAAAACGTTCGGTATTGGTATCCACTGCTGAAAACACATCATCTAAAATCAGCAGTTCACCTGGTGTATAAAGTGCCCTTGCCAAACTGATACGTTGTTTTTGCCCACCGGATAGCATAATACCCTTCTCCCCTACCATTGTTTTACCGTGCCTTGGAAAACGTGATAACTCGTCGGCCATAGCACTTTTATAAATCACCTCTTCAAAACGATCGGCCCGGATACCTTTTTCTGTTGCAAAGCCAATGTTGTTTTCAATGGTGTCCGAGAAGAGAAAAACCTCCTGGCTCACTGTTTTTACAACCGTTCGAATATCCTCGGCTCTTAAGGTTGCGGCATCTTTTTCACCAAAAAACACCTGTCCTTTTTCCGGGCGTAAATAAGCATTTATACAATTAACCAGGGTAGTTTTACCTGCACCCACCTTGCCCGTTATGCCCACTACTTGTCCGGGTAGGATTGAAAAAGAAATATCTTTAAGTACAGGTCTGTCGCCATTATGGAAGGTGTAATTAAGCTTTTGTATATGTATGCCCTCTTCAAATAGTTTATTTTTTTCGGCAGCTGGCAATGGCACTCTTTCGTCATCCACCCCTTTTCTCTCCATGATAGTTTGTATGCTGCTAATGCCCACAAAACCTTGTTGAAAAACGGTAAGCACCCAGCCCAGTCCCATTACAGGATAACTTAAGAGGGCAGCATAGGCAATATATTCCGTTAGCTCGCCAATGGTAAATTGACCATTGATAACATACATACCTCCGGCAAAGAAGATGATGATTTTTAAAATTTGCCCCAGGTTAGAAAGTAAAGGCATAATAAACGACCGTATCCACGATATCTTAAGTGTAGCATCATAATACGAAAGGCTCTGTTTATGTACCTTCTCCTCGGCATGACCGTATATATTATAGCTTTTGATAACATTGTTACCTGTTAGAAATGAAATAATTTTTCCGGACAGATTTTGCAGTGTATTTATTTTACGACGTGTATTTTTCACCATCACGCGCATACCAATACGAACTACAATAAATATAAGCACCATAGGAACAACACAATACAAGGTGAGTGCCGGCGACATTTCCCACATTTTATAGGGCGTTATCGACAGGGAAAGTAGAATATTGCCGACTTGCAGAATGCCAAAACCGGTTATCATACGTACGCCGTTTATATCATTGTTTACACGCGAAATAATGGTACCTGTAGAGTTTTGATCGTAATACGCTTTTCCGAATGAAGCCAGTTTATTAAACATCTCGCCTTTAAGTTTTCGCTCAATCAGGCGAGCCGGAAAAAAAATCAATATTCTTGAAAAGGTGCGTACCAATATCAAGGTCGCGGCTAAGCCTACAATAATCAGTACGTTTTGCGTAAAATCCTCTTCATTTCCTGCCCGCCCACCGGCAATAAGATCCACAGTTTTTTGAATAAACCCGGGAATGGTAACCGATATCCAGACGGTTAAAACCAGAAAAAATATCCCACCGGTGTACCACCAGCGGTATTTATGCATGTATCTTAATAAAAATTTAAGTTTCGAAAACATTATTTATTTCATCTGTCAATAAGTTATTTTTGCATCCTCAGATCAACCCGTCACATTAGAAATCCTTTTCTCCTTAAACGAACAAGTTAGGTGATAAGGCACCCACATAGGCTGCCCCAACCCTTCGGAGACTCGTTTCCTATTCTATTTAAAGTTAATTGCTATTTTATTATTTCAGCAGGAAAATTATTTTATGTGCTTATCTATGTAAAGACTACACCTCATGCTTGTAAGGATAAATTTGGGTTTGATCCACCAGCCAGGCTGTCACCAATTTTGATATATCTTTATTGCAATCTTTATTGTAGCGCTGTAAATATTTTTCGGCCTGGGTAATGCCGCTGTCCGTTATCTGGCGAACCGGCGCCAAAAAGCGACTTTCATTTTCAATGCCGGTTTTTTCCGATCGCCTGTTCAACCCCGCCAGGGCTATTTGATAAATCTGTTTGGCTACCTCACCTATATGTATAGCGCCACTTTTAGCATTCAAGCCTTCTTTGGGTACGCGTAAACGCACTTCTTTTAAAGCCTCCAAATTCCATCCCGATATCAGATGATGTGCCTCCTCCAGGCTTTGTTTATCGTAAACTAAACCCACCCACAATGCAGACAGTGCAGCAATATGATGCACACAACTGGCATCAGCTCCACGCATTTCGATAAATTGTTTAAGGCGCACATCCGGAAAAACAGTAGATACATGCGTTTCCCAATCTTCCATTGTTGGTTGTAAAACATGTTTTCCTTTTAAAAACTGTCCGAAGGTTAATCCATTGGCAGATAGGTATTTATCATCGCGATAGATAAAATACATAGGAACATCCAAGAGGTAATCCACCCATCGCTCAAACCCAAAACCATCGTCGAAAATGAAGGGCAAAAACCCACAACGATCCGGATCGGTTCGGTCCCAAATATGTGCCCGCTGACTCAAAAAACCATTTGGTTTACCTGCTGCAAACGGCGAATTGGCAAAAATGGCGGTAACTACAGGCTGCAGCGCTTGTGCCACACGCATTTTTTTCACCATATCGGCCTCACTGGCATAATCCAGGTTAACCTGAATACAAGCTGTATTGGTCATCATTTGAAGGCCCAGATCTCCTTTGGTGGGCATATAGTTCTTCATCCATCCATAGCGTTCTTTCGGCATCCAGGGTACCTCCTCCAGTGCTGTTAAAGGATCCACACCTAAGGGCAGGGTAAATGTATCCAACTCGTTACAGATAAAATACAATTCTTCAAAATGTCTTCGGGTCTCTTGAAACGTTTCG from Saccharicrinis carchari includes these protein-coding regions:
- a CDS encoding ABC transporter ATP-binding protein — protein: MQMLKRASKFFNSHDWELFREFAVYFKPHKKWFFLSVASIPITTAAGILFLWLVQNIVDNYIVPGNVDGLIMQTTLLALALLANILFDGFYSYSFSKAGGLAIVDLRKKLFGKSLRFPLSYFDKKPIGVTLSRLTSDMESISESFAAGILGLLADSIKTLTLVAYLFHLNWRLTLVLLLVVPLIIIAIKYLRKKIRKAYNTSRSSLGKSAAYLQEALNGMKTVQLYSAEEKVFNKFDALNKEFCDAQNKSNVYDSFLYSIVEGITSVATALVIWYGAIQIWDYGYTIGVLIVFITTLERLFIPVKQFAQQISTIQRAMSALEHISELFEQKVEDPTTHAGGDMPKPLALHDIEFNNVYFRYTEDSPDVLKNVSFKLHKGERMALVGTTGSGKSTIIRLLAKTYTGYRGSIKINGTELADIPIARIRETISIMQQDIYMFNDTVGFNIGLGRQSISKADVEQAASFVFANHFIEQLPGKYEFVIQDNGDNLSKGQAQLIAFARAIVGNRELIILDEATSAVDSITEQYIQKAIANIFASKTVIAVAHRLSTIKNSDMILVLEEGQIIERGKHGQLLEKGGKYAGLLHRLEEESKSV
- a CDS encoding ABC transporter ATP-binding protein encodes the protein MHKYRWWYTGGIFFLVLTVWISVTIPGFIQKTVDLIAGGRAGNEEDFTQNVLIIVGLAATLILVRTFSRILIFFPARLIERKLKGEMFNKLASFGKAYYDQNSTGTIISRVNNDINGVRMITGFGILQVGNILLSLSITPYKMWEMSPALTLYCVVPMVLIFIVVRIGMRVMVKNTRRKINTLQNLSGKIISFLTGNNVIKSYNIYGHAEEKVHKQSLSYYDATLKISWIRSFIMPLLSNLGQILKIIIFFAGGMYVINGQFTIGELTEYIAYAALLSYPVMGLGWVLTVFQQGFVGISSIQTIMERKGVDDERVPLPAAEKNKLFEEGIHIQKLNYTFHNGDRPVLKDISFSILPGQVVGITGKVGAGKTTLVNCINAYLRPEKGQVFFGEKDAATLRAEDIRTVVKTVSQEVFLFSDTIENNIGFATEKGIRADRFEEVIYKSAMADELSRFPRHGKTMVGEKGIMLSGGQKQRISLARALYTPGELLILDDVFSAVDTNTERFLIQHILGNRSVKSIIVISNRMSVLEKTDFNIVLEEGRMVAKGNHHDLLKQPGFYRDILTLQQTKQ
- a CDS encoding glutamate--cysteine ligase, which codes for MTKKENPLEIQHKSQLIDYFEQGNKAPENWGIGTEHEKFLYDSKSFKRLSYDQKNGINTILNHMQRYGWQPVEEKGKVIALQNSGASITLEPGGQFELSGENFRSVHETFQETRRHFEELYFICNELDTFTLPLGVDPLTALEEVPWMPKERYGWMKNYMPTKGDLGLQMMTNTACIQVNLDYASEADMVKKMRVAQALQPVVTAIFANSPFAAGKPNGFLSQRAHIWDRTDPDRCGFLPFIFDDGFGFERWVDYLLDVPMYFIYRDDKYLSANGLTFGQFLKGKHVLQPTMEDWETHVSTVFPDVRLKQFIEMRGADASCVHHIAALSALWVGLVYDKQSLEEAHHLISGWNLEALKEVRLRVPKEGLNAKSGAIHIGEVAKQIYQIALAGLNRRSEKTGIENESRFLAPVRQITDSGITQAEKYLQRYNKDCNKDISKLVTAWLVDQTQIYPYKHEV